From one Planktothrix agardhii NIES-204 genomic stretch:
- a CDS encoding aliphatic sulfonates family ABC transporter, periplsmic ligand-binding protein, translating into MKQRQYLIYFSIALIGLFLIVSCQVLQPDLKTSSPASTLRLGFNNWPGCAVWQIAYEQEIFKKNNLDVDLQFSDYTTGLTNLASGQLDANCQTLYDTIYIMGTNSQVDQVIVALSDWSTGGDQIIAAPGIQTIREFKGKKVAFESGSVGSFLLLLALEKYGLKLSDIQAVNQDLITNVALFVEEEVDAISTYIPFSKQAMNRSGSQIILTSQDFPGAVSDHLVVTRKFMETHPQVVQALVNTWFDTVEFIQKNPDLSRQIIGYTAGLTVQDLKDYQSKIPIKGLSENLTAFERGENFTSLPYAADKIYQFLQKNKLLTKSVNIEQIFDSSFVYNFNKN; encoded by the coding sequence ATGAAACAACGTCAATATTTAATTTATTTCAGTATAGCTTTAATCGGTTTATTTTTGATCGTAAGCTGTCAAGTATTACAGCCCGACTTAAAAACATCAAGCCCTGCTTCTACTCTGCGCCTGGGTTTTAATAATTGGCCCGGATGTGCCGTTTGGCAAATTGCTTACGAGCAAGAAATTTTCAAGAAAAACAATCTGGATGTTGACTTACAATTTTCTGATTATACCACCGGATTAACTAACTTAGCATCGGGGCAGTTAGATGCAAATTGCCAGACTTTGTATGACACAATTTATATTATGGGGACAAATTCACAAGTTGATCAAGTGATTGTAGCCTTATCAGACTGGTCTACAGGAGGAGATCAAATTATTGCCGCACCAGGAATTCAGACTATTCGGGAATTTAAAGGGAAAAAAGTTGCTTTTGAATCGGGATCTGTGGGGAGTTTTTTACTCCTACTAGCCTTAGAAAAGTATGGATTAAAGCTATCGGATATTCAAGCGGTTAATCAGGATTTAATCACTAATGTTGCCCTTTTTGTTGAGGAAGAAGTGGATGCTATCAGCACCTATATTCCTTTTTCTAAGCAAGCTATGAATCGTTCTGGAAGTCAAATTATATTAACATCTCAAGATTTCCCTGGGGCTGTTTCTGATCATTTAGTGGTAACTCGTAAATTTATGGAAACCCATCCTCAAGTCGTGCAAGCTCTCGTCAATACTTGGTTTGATACCGTTGAATTTATTCAAAAAAATCCAGATTTATCTCGGCAAATTATTGGTTATACTGCTGGGTTAACTGTTCAAGATCTAAAAGATTATCAGTCCAAAATTCCCATAAAAGGCTTATCAGAAAATTTAACTGCTTTTGAAAGGGGAGAAAATTTTACCTCTTTACCCTATGCAGCCGACAAAATATATCAGTTTTTACAAAAAAATAAATTGCTGACAAAATCTGTTAATATAGAACAAATTTTTGATTCTAGTTTTGTTTATAACTTCAATAAAAACTAA